The Cryobacterium roopkundense sequence AAGTGGGAGGGCCTGATCGGGGCCGTCGATGACGACTTCATCACCTACGCGAACGGCCGAGGATTCACCGTCATGACTGACTTTCAGGACCCGTTCACCGGTTACACGGTCGGCACGGAACACCTGATGGCCACGGCCAATGCCCAACTACTTGTTCCGCAGCCGGAAAACCCCAAGAGCGTCAATGCCGGGGACATCGGGGGCTGGGGCGGTGATCTTCTCACCTTCTACGCCGACTGGCGTGATGCAGCGGACAGCTATTCGTCCGGGTATACATTCTGCATGGAGAAACTTGCGACGCCTGGCGTGACGACCAGTTTCGGATTCACGGACTTGATCGAGGATGCCGACGGCTATCTCATGGCACGCAAGGTAATGGCCGGAACCGATATCGTCACGGCGGTCCGCCAGCACTACAACGAAGACGGGGGTCTTCGGCGGTTCTCCGACTACTACCAGCAACGGTTCACAAGCGCTGACGATTGCCACTTCTTGGCACACAATATATTGACCGCCGCCGATGACGGGAAAGTAGTCGCGGCGCAGGTGGGACTCATTGGCATGCACGAACCGCCGGCTGCTATGCCCTACAGCAAACTCGAGGAGTTTGAAAGCGGCTTCGCTGACACGTGTCGCCCGTCGCGTTGTTTGACGATGGCGGCGTCATCGTGAGTGACGATAGCCGGGTGTGAAAAGGCCCCGCCGGTGGATTTCGGCGGGGCTTTCATCGTGATGGTGACGTGGTGGTCGTCAGGGGTGACGCGACCTCATTCGCTGTTCTCGGTGATCGCCGATTGTGCGGCGGCCAGGTCGACGATTGCTTTGTCGGCGGCGTAGGTCGCGATCAGCGCGGCGACGGCGAGGTTGTTGACCGCCCGTGGATATCCCCTCGAGGCGAGGTGGATCGCTTGGATGGCGTCGTCGGAGAACAGCGGGTCTGACCGGCCAGCGAATTTGAGGTGTTGCCGGATGTAATCGGTTGTGTCGGCGGCATTCATCCCGGTGATTGTGTAGCATGTGGAAATGCGTTGATCCAATGCCGCGAGCACGGCAAGTTTCAGGCGGCGCCGCAGGGTGGGTTGGCCGATGAGGAGCATCGCGAAGTGCGACCCGGTATCCATTGCCACGTTCGTCAACATGCGTAACGATTCCAGGTCGGTGTTGGTGAGCAGGTGCGCTTCGTCGATGACGACGACGGGCAGGCGGGCTCGTTCGTCGAGTTCCCCGGCGAGTAGCGCCGCGGTTTGCGAGGACAGCACTCCGGAGAAAAACGCCGGGGTCCCGCCAAGCGCCGTGACGATCTGAGTGTGGATTCCACGCATCGTGATCGTCGGGTCGGGGATGTAGATGATCTGGTGCCGGGAGGGTTCCAACTGGGCCAGGGCCGCGCGGACGGCGACGGTTTTCCCGGCGCCGACTTCACCGCTGATCACGCCGAGCTGGCGTTGGCTGACGCACCAATCGATGCGGGCGATCGCTTCCCGGTGCGAGGGGTGCGGGTGCAAGGCCTGCGGCGGAATATCGCGGGCGAAGGGCATACGCGTGAAGCCGTAGTGCGATTGCAGGGTGTCGATACTCATCGGGCGGCCTCCGAAACTGTCGGCACGAAGACGACCTTCCTCGCCGCCGGGGTGGATGCTTTCACGAAACTAATCGGTTCCCCAGCCATCGTGCCCTTGTGCCGGGTCTCCACCAGGCGCAGGTAGTCAATGCCGGAGGCCGCATTCCGGGCACCGGTGTCGGCCTCGTCAGCCGCCGCGGTCGCGGCCTTCTTGTGAACGTGCCGGCGAATTTCACTCAGTACGGCGATGCCGGCCGGGACGCCGTTCCCGGCCGAGACGGTGATCAGCCCGGCGAGGTCGAAGGGGTCATAAACCAGCTCCACTCGTTTGCCGACGAGGAGCTGATCCACTTGATACGTGTTGGACTGCAACGACACCGTCGCGGACTTCGTCACCGTGCGGATCGCCGACCACTGGAACGCCTCCGCAATGACGGTTTTCTCCTTCCGCACCGGGCGTCGTCCCGCCCAGCCGGCATCCCAGCGCTGCACCGGTGTTTGCCCTGTCGTCGAATGCGTGGCCTGGTGATAGACCATCTCCACCCACGACGTGAACAGAGCATTCATCTCTTCCAGCGTGGTGACCATGCTGCCCACCCCGGCATCTACTACGCCGGTCGTGGTATCGACGGTGGTGATCTCGGTGAGGAACTGCGAGTTGACGGTGTTGAAGAACCGCTCGATCTTTCCGCGGCCCTGCGGCCGATACGGCTTCGAATGCGTCAACCGGATTCCGAGGCGCGCGCAGGTCCGCGAGAGCGACTCATCAACAAAAGCGCTTCCGTTATCGACGTAAATCGTCCCGGGAATTCCGCGCGCTTCCAACGCCGGGCGGAGGGCCGCGGTGAGGCGGACGGAGTCTTCGGCGTAAGCCCACCGGCCCGCCGTCACCATCCTGGAGTGGTCGTCGAGGAACGCGAACAGATACGTCTTCCGCCCATTGATCCGCGGCCCGTGCAACCCGTCACCGACCCATATTTCATTCGGGTAGTCCGCTTCAAACCGGCCGAAAACCTCCCGCACCCCGGTCGAAAGTTCCAGCGTGCGGAAGTGCCGCAGCAGCGTCGACTCCGACGGAGCATCACCGAGCGTGTCGATCATGATGCGCCGCACCTGCGCCGAGGTGCGGGCGGGCCGCTCCCTCTTCAACGTCGCCGCCAACGACAAGATCTGCGCCGGCGTCACCGCGCCCTGCGCCCGGCCTCGGGGTCTCAACGCGTCGAACCCTCCGCGCCGCCACTGCCTGATCCACCGATCAAGAGTGTCCTTGCTGACCGTCACCGTCCCGCCGAATGGACCCGGATGCACCAGCCCTGCCAGCGCTCGAACCATCGGGCCGCGCTGCCGCGTCGTCACACTGTCATCGGCGGCGTCCCGGATCAGGTGGTAACGAAACAGCGCGATCTTCTCCGTCCGTCCGCGGCGCACCGCCGAAGCAGACGGCGGTCCCGCCGGCGGCGGCGGGACGAGCAAAGCATCGGCTGGCTCCGCTGGGGAAGCCCGCGGCGAAACGGGGAGCAATGCCGGGGAAAGTGCGGGCATGAAGAGTCCTCTCAAACAGTGAACACACCCATCACAGGGATATGGCAGGCGCTCCTGCCACTGTTGCCGCCCACCACGGACGGCATAAGGGCCAGTTGGTGTTGGGGACCGCCGCCCACCAGCTCCGGCAAAAAAACAGCCCGTTGGTCTGAGCGATCGCCACCTGAACCCACGCCACCGTGACGGTCGCGACGAACCGGCGAGCCAGCCCCCGTGCATACGCCATCAACGCCGACAACGCCTCACCCGAAAAAGTCCCAGCAGGCCTTGGCCAGACGACCACCGCATCGGGAGCATCCCGCACCAACAACCCCGTGAACCGTTCACCCATCGCCGCGGCCGAAGCGGCGAAAGCACGCAACCAACCACGAACCGTCGAAACCGGTCTTCCGCAGTCCGCAGCGATCCTCCGATGACCCCAACCCAAAGCAGTCTTCGCCTCGATCGCCGCCGCAATCACCTCGGCGGTATCTGCTCGCCGCGCGGCCAACCGCACCTCCAGGAGCACATGCGTGCCCTGGCAGGCCGTGCACCGAGACCGACGCGGGCGAAGGCCCCGCGGCACCCAATCTGTGCCGAGGCCCTCACGGATCACACGCGCCCGAGCCCACCCCCACGGGCGCAAACGGCCACCACAATCGGGGCAGGCAACCCGCCCGACCCGAAGGTCCAACTCGACAACAACAGAATCATGACTTACCGTGAGCATCAGCGCGGCCTTACGCGTTAGAACGGCCCGGCGTGATCCTTCAAGATTGCACGCCGGGCCATTCGTCTATCCGGACATCGTCAGCCTGACGCCGCCGACAACCAGAAACCAAATCCAGGCGCACTAAACCCATCGTCACCGACCCCGACGCCTACGTCGTCACCCCACGAGACGCACAACAACACGCTGCTGGCCAGAACCGGAATGGAAGCGCAATTGATAACCACGTACACAGAAAGCCAAAACAAGTACCTTCGGCAAGCCACGGGACGTGCAGCGACGCGTCGGGCAGGCTGAACGAAGATGCGGCGGGTGCATCCCTTCATCTGGTTCGTCCTTGCCCTCAGCTCATTTGTGGTGATGGTGGCCACCTTTGTCGTTGGAGCTGCAGCGTCCGGTCTGGATGTCGTTGAGAAATGCGCAGAGGCCGGCCAGAGCATCGACAGGGCGTATCTCGAGGAACACAGGCGGGAGTTCACGAGAATATTCCCCATGCACAGCATGTGCAGCGCGACCTTTGATTTAGTCCCGGCCTGGGTCAATCCTGTCCTCCTCATAGCTGCTGTGCTCACCCTCGTGCTGTCCACTTCCTGCATCGTCTCCACTATCGCGCGCGCGAAATCACGCCACCAAGGAAGATCCGTTCATGAAGAATCTTGAATTCACCCGCCGCAGCTTTCTGGGTATAACCGTCGTTGTCTCAGCCGCACTAACGCTTCCTACCCGCACTCCTGCAGCGATCGCTGCCCCGATCAACGGATGGGGTGGGTCCCAGTCGGCGAATGGGTGGCCTATTCTCGCGACCGCCACGCTCTTTCGCGTCGAAGGATGCAACGAATCCGTCGGCTTGGCTCAGGGAGACTCAGCGACAATCCTTCTCTACGTAGCGCGCCGCCTCAACTATGAGATCAACACGCTGCGGGACGGCGAGATTACCGGGCACTCGACGAACCGTGCCGTCGCTCAATCGTATGAGTCGAATTATCTTTCCGGAACGGCGATCGCTGTGCACCCGGCGCTTTACCCGGTTGGGGCCAGCGGGCTCTATTACCCTAACGAACTCGCCGTGATCCGGAACATACTTGCCGAAGTCGACGGCACAGTCGATTGGGGTGGGGATGCAGCTGTGGCCAAGGAATCGCATTTCCAGATAGCTCTCCCCCCAGGAGACCGACGGATCACCAACACGGCAACAAGGATCCGTGGGTGGGACCAAGCACCCGGCCGCACGGGGGCCGGTGCTGTGAACGCGTTCGACGCCTAAAAAAGTTCCTTCGCGTGGGTCGTTTCCGGAGCGGCACGCATCACCCCTCGGTTCGCGGCGGAGGCCCCGGAGGCTCTATACTGATTGAGGCCCACGGGCCATCGGGGTATGGCGCAGCTTGGTAGCGCGCGTCGTTCGGGACGACGAGGTCGCAGGTTCAAATCCTGTTACCCCGACAGTAAAATATAAGGCCTCCATTCAGTCGAGTGGGGGCCTTATAGTTTTCCCCGACACCCTTAATTCTGAGCGAACGGCACCCATGTCGAAATCCGAACCAGAGCTCCGTTCCACCCCCGTGGTTTCCCGCCGGGCCTGGCAATCCCTGATCGTGCTGCTCGCCGGAATGTTCATGGCGCTGCTCGACACGACCATCGTGAACGTGGCGCTACCCACCATCCGCACCAGCCTCGACGCCTCCGAGGCGACGCTCTCCTGGATCATCTCCGGCTACGCGCTGGCGTTCGGTCTCGCGCTCATCCCGGCCGGCCGCATCGGCGACCGAATCGGGCACAAGTGGGTGTTCTTCACGGGGCTGGCGCTCTTCACGCTCGCGAGCCTGGCCTGCGGGCTCGCGCAGAACGACCTGCAGCTCATCGTCGCCCGCGTGGCGCAGGGCCTCGCCGGCGGCATCTTCGTGCCGGCCGTCACGGCCGTCATCCAGCTGATGTTCCCGCCCCAGGCCCGCGGCAAGGCGTTCGCCATCATGGGATCGGTCATCGGCGTGTCCACGGCACTCGGCCCGATCGTGGGCGGGCTCATCATCCAGGCATTCGGTGACGAGAACGGCTGGCGCCTGGTGTTCTGGGTGAACCTGCCCATCGGGATCGTGGCTCTCGTGGCCGCCGCGCGGTTGCTGCCGTCGCGCGCCGAGGCATCCGTTGCCGGCGGCGCGAAGCCCGGCACGCCGGCGCCCGCTCGCGTGGCGCTCGACTGGGTGGGCCTGCTGCTCATCTCGGCCGGGCTCGTGGCCCTGCTCGTGCCGCTGATCGAGGGCGAAGACCAGGGCTGGCCCTGGTGGACCTTCGTGTCCCTCGCCGTGGCCGCGCTGCTGATCGTGCTCTTCGGCTTCTGGGAGGTGTCGTACACAAAACGCGGGCTCAGCCCCATCGTGCCGCCGCGGCTGTTCAGCCACCCGGCGTTCACGGGCGGAGTCATTCTCGCGCTCATGTATTTCGCCGCGTTCACGAGCATCTTCTTCACCATCTCGATCTTGTGGCAGGCCGGGCTCGGGCATACCGCCCTCGAGTCCGGGCTCGTGTCGATCCCGTTCGCGATCGGCAGCATCATCGGCGCGTCGCAGAGCAACCGGCTCTCCCAGCGTCTCGGCCGCACGGTGCTCGTGATCGGTGTCACCCTCGTGACCGTGGGGCTCGTGTGGATCTGGCTCGTGCTGCTGCTCGTTCCGGTGGGCGACCTCACCAACTGGCACCTGCTGACCCCGCTGCTGATTGCCGGCCTCGGCAGCGGTCTGTTCATCGCGCCGAACGTGCAGTTCATCGTGGCCACCGTGGACCGCTCGGAGGCCGGAGCCGCGAGCGCCGTGGTTGGCGTGATGCAGCGCGTCGGCAGCGCGGTGGGCATCGCGGTGATAGGCAGCGTGCTGTTCGGGTCGCTCGTGGTGACCGGGCCGACCCCGGACGCCCTCGCGACTGCCTTCACGGAGAGCGCCACCCTGGCCATGGCCGTGAGCGCCGGGTTCAGCGTGGTGGCGCTCGTGCTCGTGTTCGCGCTGCCGAAGCGCGTGGCCGGGCCGCCGGCGGCCTAGGCTCTCGCGCCGCTCCGCTCCGCGCCGCGCCGCTCCGGCCACGCGCTACCGCCCCAGCGGGCGCGGGCCGCGACAGCGGCGCGGCTCGCGGCAGGTCGTGCGCGGCTCGCGGCGCTCCGGCCACGCGCTACCGCCCCAGCGGGGGCGGGCCGCGACAGCGGCGCGGCAGGCGGCGCGGCAGGCGGCGCGGCAGGCGGCGCGGCAGGCGGCGCGGCAGGCGGCGCGGCAGGCGGCGCGGCTCAGCCGATGCGGGTGAGCGCGGTGAAGCTCATGGTGGCGTTCGATCCGTTGATGCAGGTCTGGTAGAGCAGGTCGTAGCCGCGCGGGATGCTGGCCGTTCCCTGCGTGTTCGCGTTCAACACGGCCACGACGCCGCCCACCAGGTAGGTTCCCGCGCGTACGCCCGAGAAAGTGATCTGTCGGCCGGTCCCCGGAAACCGTGATCCGCCGCACGACCAGTGCTCGGCGATCGTGGCCACGCCGTAGTTGCCGGTCACGTCGACAGCTCCTCGACAGGCGTCGATCTCACTCTGAAATCCCGAGGTCCACACGAGTTTGTTGAACAGCGCGGGCACCGCAACGGATGCCGCGGCACCCGGTGATACCCCGGCCGCCGGCCTCGGGGCGGTCGCCACCGGCCGGGCGCCGCTCGCGCGCGGCGCGGCAACCGGAGCAGCAGCCGCCGCACGCGCCGCCACCCGAGCCGCCTCCGCCACCCGCGCGGCTTCCATGGCGGCCAGACGGGCCTGTTCGGCCTGCCACGCCGCAACATCCGCGTGCACGGCCTGCACCAGGCCCGCGAGCTCCCCCCGCACCGCGTCGAGGCTCGAGGCCCAGCCGAAACGCATGCCGTCGAGGGTGCTCGTAGCGGCCGTGAGGCTCGGCGGTTCGAGG is a genomic window containing:
- a CDS encoding ExeA family protein, with protein sequence MSIDTLQSHYGFTRMPFARDIPPQALHPHPSHREAIARIDWCVSQRQLGVISGEVGAGKTVAVRAALAQLEPSRHQIIYIPDPTITMRGIHTQIVTALGGTPAFFSGVLSSQTAALLAGELDERARLPVVVIDEAHLLTNTDLESLRMLTNVAMDTGSHFAMLLIGQPTLRRRLKLAVLAALDQRISTCYTITGMNAADTTDYIRQHLKFAGRSDPLFSDDAIQAIHLASRGYPRAVNNLAVAALIATYAADKAIVDLAAAQSAITENSE
- a CDS encoding DDE-type integrase/transposase/recombinase, coding for MPALSPALLPVSPRASPAEPADALLVPPPPAGPPSASAVRRGRTEKIALFRYHLIRDAADDSVTTRQRGPMVRALAGLVHPGPFGGTVTVSKDTLDRWIRQWRRGGFDALRPRGRAQGAVTPAQILSLAATLKRERPARTSAQVRRIMIDTLGDAPSESTLLRHFRTLELSTGVREVFGRFEADYPNEIWVGDGLHGPRINGRKTYLFAFLDDHSRMVTAGRWAYAEDSVRLTAALRPALEARGIPGTIYVDNGSAFVDESLSRTCARLGIRLTHSKPYRPQGRGKIERFFNTVNSQFLTEITTVDTTTGVVDAGVGSMVTTLEEMNALFTSWVEMVYHQATHSTTGQTPVQRWDAGWAGRRPVRKEKTVIAEAFQWSAIRTVTKSATVSLQSNTYQVDQLLVGKRVELVYDPFDLAGLITVSAGNGVPAGIAVLSEIRRHVHKKAATAAADEADTGARNAASGIDYLRLVETRHKGTMAGEPISFVKASTPAARKVVFVPTVSEAAR
- a CDS encoding MFS transporter; translation: MSKSEPELRSTPVVSRRAWQSLIVLLAGMFMALLDTTIVNVALPTIRTSLDASEATLSWIISGYALAFGLALIPAGRIGDRIGHKWVFFTGLALFTLASLACGLAQNDLQLIVARVAQGLAGGIFVPAVTAVIQLMFPPQARGKAFAIMGSVIGVSTALGPIVGGLIIQAFGDENGWRLVFWVNLPIGIVALVAAARLLPSRAEASVAGGAKPGTPAPARVALDWVGLLLISAGLVALLVPLIEGEDQGWPWWTFVSLAVAALLIVLFGFWEVSYTKRGLSPIVPPRLFSHPAFTGGVILALMYFAAFTSIFFTISILWQAGLGHTALESGLVSIPFAIGSIIGASQSNRLSQRLGRTVLVIGVTLVTVGLVWIWLVLLLVPVGDLTNWHLLTPLLIAGLGSGLFIAPNVQFIVATVDRSEAGAASAVVGVMQRVGSAVGIAVIGSVLFGSLVVTGPTPDALATAFTESATLAMAVSAGFSVVALVLVFALPKRVAGPPAA